In the genome of Tripterygium wilfordii isolate XIE 37 chromosome 19, ASM1340144v1, whole genome shotgun sequence, one region contains:
- the LOC119984993 gene encoding probable aquaporin PIP-type 7a, which translates to MEGKHSERQPIGMTAQIQDEGKDYREPPPAPLFERGELTSWSFYRAGIAEFMATFLFLYITVLTVMGVVKSNTKCSMVGIQGIAWAFGGMIFALVYCTARISG; encoded by the coding sequence GAGGGCAAGCACTCAGAGAGGCAGCCGATAGGGATGACGGCTCAGATCCAAGATGAAGGCAAGGACTACAGGGAGCCGCCGCCAGCTCCTCTGTTCGAGCGGGGTGAACTAACCTCGTGGTCGTTTTATCGGGCTGGGATTGCAGAGTTCATGGCCACTTTCCTATTTTTGTACATCACTGTGTTGACGGTGATGGGAGTGGTTAAGTCGAACACCAAGTGCTCGATGGTCGGGATTCAAGGGATCGCTTGGGCTTTTGGTGGCATGATCTTCGCTCTCGTATACTGCACTGCTAGAATTTCAGGATAG